One part of the Megachile rotundata isolate GNS110a chromosome 16, iyMegRotu1, whole genome shotgun sequence genome encodes these proteins:
- the LOC100882814 gene encoding uncharacterized protein LOC100882814 isoform X1 encodes MESINRKVGDSKSSVEFAINNVSYTVTEDVPPRTSLNVFIRDYAKLRGTKAMCHEGGCGACIVSVEVKGKTMSVNSCLVPVLICNGWSIKTIEGLGNRKDGYHTLQAALAGKNGSQCGYCSPGMVMNMYSLLQGKQLTMKEIENSFGGNICRCTGYRPILDTFKGFAVDAPKNLVQDIHDIEEVFKIKTCKRTGLACENGCNGCHQLISNTEDKIDMKLEGVQFHKVLSVDDLFAVFEKNPNASYILYGGNTAHGVYRTQITDIAIDINDIPDLRRISKENDSLTIGSNLSLTVAMETFEKYSKERNFEYLQHLAKHIDLIASVPVRNIGSLAGNLMIKYQHHEFPSDLFLILETAGAQLHIVEAGGKKTIVNLLDFLDMDMKHKIIYSIVLPARGSEYEYRSYKIMPRAQNAHAHVNGGFLFKLDGAGRVVEKPNIIFGGINEHFLHASKTEEYLIGKSIFDKDTIKKAIEILDNELNPDHVLPDYSPQFRKLLAVGLFFKFILSIKPEKIDPRIRSGGSLLERELSSAKQDYDTDKNIWPLNQPLPKMEAIYQTSGEAQYANDIPPLANEVFCAFVHTTVPNGKIKSIDASEALKIKGVIAFYSAKDIPGKNVFISAASQQMMLPNDEVLFAEEKIEFAGQPVGIIVATTHSIANDAAQKVRVSYVDVQTEKAILKIEDAIASNDRSRMLQTINIDAKTKGTDTKHVIKGVFRCGSQYHYTMETQSCVCIPTEGGMDVIPATQFVDLCQTSIAECLGVKNNSLNINVRRLGGAYGSKISRATQIACACALACYKLNRPTRLVMSIESNMIAIGKRYDTRQEYEVGVDDNGRIQYLKSKHWGNSGCNFNEMHGPVVIHHIGSCYDTTTWSFQAFEARTDLPSNTYCRAPGSTEAIGMVENIMENIAKILRKDSLEIKLLNMNEDHKKMLQPMIDELSNNADYEMRKRAVETFNNENRWKKKGIALVPMMYPMGFWGQFHALVSIYARDGTVSVTHGGIESGQGINTKVAQVAAHTLGIDLSLVTVKPTNNLTAPNNFVTGGSLTSEVCSYATMAACKELVKRLEPIKQELKNPSWQELVMTAYTKDVDLCARYMYTTKDDIKPYPVYGVTIAEVEIDVLTGQHILRRVDLMEDCGRSMNPELDLGQVEGAFVMGIGYWTSEDLIYDPKSGQLTNYRTWNYKPPGAKDIPVDFRVYFRRNAPNPLSILRSKATGEPPLCMSYVIPIAIRNALDSARKDAQDSALWYPLDGPVTTERILLTSLTSKEQMVL; translated from the exons GGATTCAAAAAGTAGCGTAGAATTCGCAATTAATAATGTCTCTTACACCG TTACGGAAGACGTTCCCCCCCGAACATCTCTCAACGTCTTCATCAGAGATTATGCAAAATTGCGAGGTACTAAAGCGATGTGTCATGAAGGAGGTTGCGGTGCTTGCATTGTATCTGTCGAAGTCAAGGGTAAAACAATGTCTGTGAATTCTTGCCTAGTGCCAGTTTTAATCTGTAACGG ATGGTCGATTAAGACGATCGAAGGATTAGGCAACAGGAAAGATGGTTATCATACGTTACAAGCTGCATTAGCAGGAAAAAATGGTTCCCAGTGCGGTTATTGTTCTCCCGGTATGGTAATGAATATGTACAG CCTTTTACAGGGCAAACAGTTGACTATGAAAGAGATAGAAAATTCCTTTGGCGGTAACATATGCCGCTGCACGGGTTATCGACCGATTTTAGATACGTTTAAAGGGTTTGCTGTCGATGCCCCTAAAAATCTTGTTCAAGATATTCATGATATAGAA gaagtatttaaaattaaaacctgcaaGAGGACAGGTTTGGCTTGCGAGAACGGTTGCAACGGTTGTCATCAGCTTATTTCTAACACCGAGGATAAAATAGATATGAAGTTAGAAGGTGTACAGTTTCATAAAGTTTTATCGGTCGATGATTTATTTGCAGTGTTTGAAAAAAATCCGAATGcaagttacattctatacggtGGTAATACCGCACACG GTGTTTATCGCACTCAGATAACCGATATAGCCATCGACATTAATGATATTCCCGATTTGCGACGAATAAGCAAAGAAAACGATTCGCTAACCATCGGCAGTAATTTGTCTCTTACCGTGGCAATGGAaacttttgaaaaatattccaaGGAACGAAATTTCGAATATTTGCAACATTTAGCTAAGCATATAGATTTAATCGCTAGTGTTCCAGTGAGAAAT ATTGGATCTTTagctggaaatttgatgataaaATATCAACACCATGAGTTTCCCTCGGATCTCTTTTTAATACTTGAAACTGCAGGCGCGCAACTACACATAG TGGAGGCCGGAGGAAAAAAGACTATCGTTAATTTATTAGATTTTCTCGATATGGAtatgaaacataaaattatatatagcaTTGTATTGCCAGCGCGTGGCAGTGAATATGAATACAGATCTTACAAG ATTATGCCACGTGCTCAGAATGCTCACGCTCACGTGAACGGTGGATTCCTCTTTAAATTGGACGGAGCTGGAAGAGTCGTGGAAAAACCAAATATAATATTTGGcggaataaatgaacatttt CTTCACGCTTCGAAAACGGAAGAATACTTAATTGGTAAATCTATCTTCGACAAAGATACAATTAAAAAAGCCATTGAAATATTGGATAACGAACTTAATCCCGATCATGTATTACCCGATTATTCTccacaatttagaaaattacttGCCGTAGGACTTTTCTTCAAG TTTATCCTGAGCATTAAACCAGAAAAGATTGATCCAAGGATACGCAGCGGTGGATCGCTGTTAGAACGTGAATTATCCTCGGCAAAGCAGGATTACGATACCGATAAGAATATATGGCCTCTGAATCAACCCCTTCCGAAAATGGAGGCAATATATCAAACATCGGGCGAAGCACAATACGCGAATGATATTCCGCCTTTAGCGAACGAAGTATTTTGCGCGTTTGTTCATACGACCGTACCTAATGGCAAAATAAAATCCATCGATGCTTCCGAAGCACTG AAAATTAAAGGAGTCATAGCGTTCTATTCTGCGAAAGATATTCCTGGAAAAAACGTGTTTATTTCGGCAGCTAGTCAACAGATGATGCTGCCTAACGACGAAGTA CTGTTCGCAGaggaaaaaattgaatttgctggACAACCTGTTGGAATAATTGTTGCGACAACGCATTCAATTGCGAATGACGCGGCACAAAAGGTGCGTGTCTCTTATGTTGACGTTCAAACGGAAAAAGCAATATTGAAAATAGAAGACGCTATAGCTTCTAATGACAGATCTAGAATGCTTCAAACAATCAATATAGATGCAAAAACGAAAG GAACGGATACGAAGCATGTAATAAAAGGAGTGTTTCGATGTGGAAGTCAGTATCATTATACCATGGAAACCCAAAGTTGCGTTTGTATTCCGACTGAAGGCGGGATGGATGTTATCCCAGCAACGCAATTTGTGGATCTCTGTCAAACTTCCATAGCCGAATGTCTTGGCGTTAAGAATAACAG tttaaatataaatgtaagaaGATTAGGCGGTGCATATGGTTCTAAGATATCGCGCGCGACACAAATTGCTTGTGCTTGTGCATTAGCTTGTTATAAACTGAATCGACCAACACGGCTCGTTATGTCGATAGAGAGTAATATGATAGCGATCGGTAAGAGGTACGATACTCGTCAGGAGTATGAGGTTGGTGTAGACGATAATGGACGTATACAATATTTGAAATCGAAACATTGGGGCAACAGTGGatgcaattttaatgaaatgcaTGGTCCCGTTGTCATACACCACATCGGAAG TTGTTACGATACTACTACTTGGTCTTTTCAAGCTTTCGAGGCAAGAACTGATTTACCTTCAAACACTTATTGTCGAGCACCAG GTTCCACAGAGGCTATTGGCATGGTGGAGAACATAATGGAGAACATAGCAAAGATACTGCGGAAAGATTcgttagaaattaaattattaaacatgaACGAAGACCACAAAAAAATGTTGCAGCCGATGATAGACGAACTATCCAATAACGCGGACTATGAAATGCGAAAGAGAGCCGTGGAAACCTTTAATAAT GAAAATCGATGGAAGAAAAAAGGAATAGCATTAGTACCGATGATGTATCCAATGGGTTTTTGGGGCCAATTTCATGCACTCGTTTCAATCTATGCCCGAGATGGTACAGTTTCTGTCACTCACGGTGGAATTGAATCCGGTCAAGGGATTAACACAAAG gtTGCACAAGTAGCTGCACATACTTTAGGTATAGATTTATCACTGGTTACTGTCAAGCCGACTAACAATTTGACGGCTCCAAATAATTTCGTCACTGGTGGAAGTCTTACCAGCGAAGTGTGCTCATAC GCAACAATGGCAGCTTGCAAGGAATTAGTAAAAAGACTAGAACCAATTAAACAAGAACTTAAAAATCCATCGTGGCAGGAGTTAGTGATGACAGCATACACGAAGGACGTTGATCTGTGCGCGCGTTACAT GTATACTACGAAAGATGACATCAAACCGTATCCAGTGTATGGAGTTACTATAGCTGAAGTTGAAATTGATGTATTAACCGGACAACATATTTTACGTAGAGTAGATTTAATGGAAGATTGTGGAAGAAGTATGAATCCGGAATTAGATTTAGGTCAAGTAGAAGGTGCCTTTGTGATGGGAATCGGATATTGGACATCCGAGGATTTGATTTATGATCCAAAATCTGGTCAATTGACGAATTACAGAACTTGG AATTATAAACCACCCGGAGCGAAAGATATTCCTGTTGATTTCCGTGTTTACTTCCGTCGAAACGCTCCTAATCCACTGAGTATTCTTCGTTCAAAAG CCACTGGTGAACCGCCATTGTGTATGAGTTATGTAATTCCTATCGCAATACGCAACGCACTGGATTCAGCACGAAAAGATGCTCAAGATAGTGCACTGTGGTATCCGCTTG ATGGTCCAGTTACAACAGAAAGGATTTTGTTAACCAGTTTAACTTCCAAAGAACAAATGGTACTTTAA
- the LOC100882814 gene encoding uncharacterized protein LOC100882814 isoform X4 has protein sequence MESINRKVGDSKSSVEFAINNVSYTVTEDVPPRTSLNVFIRDYAKLRGTKAMCHEGGCGACIVSVEVKGKTMSVNSCLVPVLICNGWSIKTIEGLGNRKDGYHTLQAALAGKNGSQCGYCSPGMVMNMYSLLQGKQLTMKEIENSFGGNICRCTGYRPILDTFKGFAVDAPKNLVQDIHDIEEVFKIKTCKRTGLACENGCNGCHQLISNTEDKIDMKLEGVQFHKVLSVDDLFAVFEKNPNASYILYGGNTAHGVYRTQITDIAIDINDIPDLRRISKENDSLTIGSNLSLTVAMETFEKYSKERNFEYLQHLAKHIDLIASVPVRNIGSLAGNLMIKYQHHEFPSDLFLILETAGAQLHIVEAGGKKTIVNLLDFLDMDMKHKIIYSIVLPARGSEYEYRSYKIMPRAQNAHAHVNGGFLFKLDGAGRVVEKPNIIFGGINEHFFILSIKPEKIDPRIRSGGSLLERELSSAKQDYDTDKNIWPLNQPLPKMEAIYQTSGEAQYANDIPPLANEVFCAFVHTTVPNGKIKSIDASEALKIKGVIAFYSAKDIPGKNVFISAASQQMMLPNDEVLFAEEKIEFAGQPVGIIVATTHSIANDAAQKVRVSYVDVQTEKAILKIEDAIASNDRSRMLQTINIDAKTKGTDTKHVIKGVFRCGSQYHYTMETQSCVCIPTEGGMDVIPATQFVDLCQTSIAECLGVKNNSLNINVRRLGGAYGSKISRATQIACACALACYKLNRPTRLVMSIESNMIAIGKRYDTRQEYEVGVDDNGRIQYLKSKHWGNSGCNFNEMHGPVVIHHIGSCYDTTTWSFQAFEARTDLPSNTYCRAPGSTEAIGMVENIMENIAKILRKDSLEIKLLNMNEDHKKMLQPMIDELSNNADYEMRKRAVETFNNENRWKKKGIALVPMMYPMGFWGQFHALVSIYARDGTVSVTHGGIESGQGINTKVAQVAAHTLGIDLSLVTVKPTNNLTAPNNFVTGGSLTSEVCSYATMAACKELVKRLEPIKQELKNPSWQELVMTAYTKDVDLCARYMYTTKDDIKPYPVYGVTIAEVEIDVLTGQHILRRVDLMEDCGRSMNPELDLGQVEGAFVMGIGYWTSEDLIYDPKSGQLTNYRTWNYKPPGAKDIPVDFRVYFRRNAPNPLSILRSKATGEPPLCMSYVIPIAIRNALDSARKDAQDSALWYPLDGPVTTERILLTSLTSKEQMVL, from the exons GGATTCAAAAAGTAGCGTAGAATTCGCAATTAATAATGTCTCTTACACCG TTACGGAAGACGTTCCCCCCCGAACATCTCTCAACGTCTTCATCAGAGATTATGCAAAATTGCGAGGTACTAAAGCGATGTGTCATGAAGGAGGTTGCGGTGCTTGCATTGTATCTGTCGAAGTCAAGGGTAAAACAATGTCTGTGAATTCTTGCCTAGTGCCAGTTTTAATCTGTAACGG ATGGTCGATTAAGACGATCGAAGGATTAGGCAACAGGAAAGATGGTTATCATACGTTACAAGCTGCATTAGCAGGAAAAAATGGTTCCCAGTGCGGTTATTGTTCTCCCGGTATGGTAATGAATATGTACAG CCTTTTACAGGGCAAACAGTTGACTATGAAAGAGATAGAAAATTCCTTTGGCGGTAACATATGCCGCTGCACGGGTTATCGACCGATTTTAGATACGTTTAAAGGGTTTGCTGTCGATGCCCCTAAAAATCTTGTTCAAGATATTCATGATATAGAA gaagtatttaaaattaaaacctgcaaGAGGACAGGTTTGGCTTGCGAGAACGGTTGCAACGGTTGTCATCAGCTTATTTCTAACACCGAGGATAAAATAGATATGAAGTTAGAAGGTGTACAGTTTCATAAAGTTTTATCGGTCGATGATTTATTTGCAGTGTTTGAAAAAAATCCGAATGcaagttacattctatacggtGGTAATACCGCACACG GTGTTTATCGCACTCAGATAACCGATATAGCCATCGACATTAATGATATTCCCGATTTGCGACGAATAAGCAAAGAAAACGATTCGCTAACCATCGGCAGTAATTTGTCTCTTACCGTGGCAATGGAaacttttgaaaaatattccaaGGAACGAAATTTCGAATATTTGCAACATTTAGCTAAGCATATAGATTTAATCGCTAGTGTTCCAGTGAGAAAT ATTGGATCTTTagctggaaatttgatgataaaATATCAACACCATGAGTTTCCCTCGGATCTCTTTTTAATACTTGAAACTGCAGGCGCGCAACTACACATAG TGGAGGCCGGAGGAAAAAAGACTATCGTTAATTTATTAGATTTTCTCGATATGGAtatgaaacataaaattatatatagcaTTGTATTGCCAGCGCGTGGCAGTGAATATGAATACAGATCTTACAAG ATTATGCCACGTGCTCAGAATGCTCACGCTCACGTGAACGGTGGATTCCTCTTTAAATTGGACGGAGCTGGAAGAGTCGTGGAAAAACCAAATATAATATTTGGcggaataaatgaacatttt TTTATCCTGAGCATTAAACCAGAAAAGATTGATCCAAGGATACGCAGCGGTGGATCGCTGTTAGAACGTGAATTATCCTCGGCAAAGCAGGATTACGATACCGATAAGAATATATGGCCTCTGAATCAACCCCTTCCGAAAATGGAGGCAATATATCAAACATCGGGCGAAGCACAATACGCGAATGATATTCCGCCTTTAGCGAACGAAGTATTTTGCGCGTTTGTTCATACGACCGTACCTAATGGCAAAATAAAATCCATCGATGCTTCCGAAGCACTG AAAATTAAAGGAGTCATAGCGTTCTATTCTGCGAAAGATATTCCTGGAAAAAACGTGTTTATTTCGGCAGCTAGTCAACAGATGATGCTGCCTAACGACGAAGTA CTGTTCGCAGaggaaaaaattgaatttgctggACAACCTGTTGGAATAATTGTTGCGACAACGCATTCAATTGCGAATGACGCGGCACAAAAGGTGCGTGTCTCTTATGTTGACGTTCAAACGGAAAAAGCAATATTGAAAATAGAAGACGCTATAGCTTCTAATGACAGATCTAGAATGCTTCAAACAATCAATATAGATGCAAAAACGAAAG GAACGGATACGAAGCATGTAATAAAAGGAGTGTTTCGATGTGGAAGTCAGTATCATTATACCATGGAAACCCAAAGTTGCGTTTGTATTCCGACTGAAGGCGGGATGGATGTTATCCCAGCAACGCAATTTGTGGATCTCTGTCAAACTTCCATAGCCGAATGTCTTGGCGTTAAGAATAACAG tttaaatataaatgtaagaaGATTAGGCGGTGCATATGGTTCTAAGATATCGCGCGCGACACAAATTGCTTGTGCTTGTGCATTAGCTTGTTATAAACTGAATCGACCAACACGGCTCGTTATGTCGATAGAGAGTAATATGATAGCGATCGGTAAGAGGTACGATACTCGTCAGGAGTATGAGGTTGGTGTAGACGATAATGGACGTATACAATATTTGAAATCGAAACATTGGGGCAACAGTGGatgcaattttaatgaaatgcaTGGTCCCGTTGTCATACACCACATCGGAAG TTGTTACGATACTACTACTTGGTCTTTTCAAGCTTTCGAGGCAAGAACTGATTTACCTTCAAACACTTATTGTCGAGCACCAG GTTCCACAGAGGCTATTGGCATGGTGGAGAACATAATGGAGAACATAGCAAAGATACTGCGGAAAGATTcgttagaaattaaattattaaacatgaACGAAGACCACAAAAAAATGTTGCAGCCGATGATAGACGAACTATCCAATAACGCGGACTATGAAATGCGAAAGAGAGCCGTGGAAACCTTTAATAAT GAAAATCGATGGAAGAAAAAAGGAATAGCATTAGTACCGATGATGTATCCAATGGGTTTTTGGGGCCAATTTCATGCACTCGTTTCAATCTATGCCCGAGATGGTACAGTTTCTGTCACTCACGGTGGAATTGAATCCGGTCAAGGGATTAACACAAAG gtTGCACAAGTAGCTGCACATACTTTAGGTATAGATTTATCACTGGTTACTGTCAAGCCGACTAACAATTTGACGGCTCCAAATAATTTCGTCACTGGTGGAAGTCTTACCAGCGAAGTGTGCTCATAC GCAACAATGGCAGCTTGCAAGGAATTAGTAAAAAGACTAGAACCAATTAAACAAGAACTTAAAAATCCATCGTGGCAGGAGTTAGTGATGACAGCATACACGAAGGACGTTGATCTGTGCGCGCGTTACAT GTATACTACGAAAGATGACATCAAACCGTATCCAGTGTATGGAGTTACTATAGCTGAAGTTGAAATTGATGTATTAACCGGACAACATATTTTACGTAGAGTAGATTTAATGGAAGATTGTGGAAGAAGTATGAATCCGGAATTAGATTTAGGTCAAGTAGAAGGTGCCTTTGTGATGGGAATCGGATATTGGACATCCGAGGATTTGATTTATGATCCAAAATCTGGTCAATTGACGAATTACAGAACTTGG AATTATAAACCACCCGGAGCGAAAGATATTCCTGTTGATTTCCGTGTTTACTTCCGTCGAAACGCTCCTAATCCACTGAGTATTCTTCGTTCAAAAG CCACTGGTGAACCGCCATTGTGTATGAGTTATGTAATTCCTATCGCAATACGCAACGCACTGGATTCAGCACGAAAAGATGCTCAAGATAGTGCACTGTGGTATCCGCTTG ATGGTCCAGTTACAACAGAAAGGATTTTGTTAACCAGTTTAACTTCCAAAGAACAAATGGTACTTTAA